In the genome of Candidatus Cloacimonadota bacterium, the window TTGCTTTATAATAAAGAAAATCTTCATGTTCATTATTGCTAGAAACCAAAATGTTTTGAGCCTTGATGAAGTTCTGTACCGAAATTTCCTTGCGTATGCGTAAAAGCTCTATGTTTGGTTCATTCCATAACTCAGGAATACCCGCCAAATGTTCATCAAAATCCATAAAACGGTTATTATCCAATAGATACTTGGCCCAAATAGTATGACTAGCAGAATATACGTGGCTTTGGGGATTTACTCCCTCTAATAATTGTTCTGCCTCAGTTTCTTTGCCAAGCTTAACCAGAACTTCAAAATATTCATATTCTATATCTGGATCAGGGTTTAGCTTTAAAGCATTTTGATAGGCTTGCATGGCACTATAGTACTGACCTAATTCTTTGTATAGTTTACCCTTGTAAAGATTTGCTTGGGCCAAGAGAAAACTATCTTTTGTTTCCGATTCTAAAACTTGGAGCTGATTCATCGCATCTGTAAAGCTTTGCATCCCTATCAAGTTAAGAGCCCTATAAAGATACACATTGTGTCTTAAGTGCAAATCTATATCTTCTTTTAGAAGGTCATCATAAATCCTTAAAGCTGCTATGAAATCTTCTTCTTCATATTGAAGATTAGCACTAATAAAGCGCAAATGGTTTCTATAGATACTTTGAGGGTATCTTGCCTGAAAGGAATTGATTTCATTGATTAGCCTGCCACTTTCACCTCGATCGTATAATTCTATTATGTATTGATATGCATATCGTTCTATATTGTTGGGTGATGAGGTCTGCGCAATTAATTTGTGGGTAAATGAAAAACCCAGAATTAAGAATAGCACAAGCGCTTTATATTTTGGCATGAAATTTCTCCATTTATGTTGTTTGTGTCAGTTGATCAAATTGTAATCATCCTGTCAATGGCTTTATTTGAATGCCTCCTCTGCACTGAAATCTCGCTGAGGATCAAAGCTCTTCAATACCTGCATATCATCTTCATTTATACTATCTAAGCACATTCTGCCTATCAGTTCACCCATGCCAGGGCCAAGCATGAATCCCTGTCCACACATTCCAACTGCATGTATCAAGTTTTGTGCATTAACACTTCTACCCACAATAGGAAAGCCATCTGGAGTCATAGGGTACTGACCACGCCATGTACGTCTTACTTTAAGATTTCTTAACCGAGGATAGATTTCAAGCATTCGCTTACTACACATGGGCAAGAACTCTGAAGTTGAGCGATTATCTATCCCTAAAATTGGTGGATCTGGAGTAATACAGAACACAACTTGACCTTCATTATTCTGATAGAAATAGAAATTTGCACTGCCGGGAGCTTTACGCATATCTATCACCATGGGTTCAAAGAATCGTGCCACCGGTTCGGTGATACCTGCTTCGTGATTATCAGGAAATACTTTAATATCTTCGTGTACCATGGCTCCTATCTCGCGAGCATAATTGCCTGCTGCATTAATTACTGTCCCAACTTTGTATTTCTCTTTATTGGTTATCACTTCACAAACACTATTGCCTTTAAGCCTTAACTCTGTAACCCTTTCTTGAAAATGAAAATCTACTTTTGCATTGAGGGCATGGAAATAATAAGCATTTGTTACCAGCAGAGGAGAGCAGCTACCATCTTCAGGTGAATATGTGCTGCCCAACAATCCCTCTCTTGAAATACCGGGCACTAATTCTGCGTAATCTTGAGCATTTAGCCATTCAATATTCAATCCGTATGAATGCTGAATTTTCATCAGATCCTGAAGAGCATTGGCATCTTCTGCTCTATAGGCAGGGTAAGAATAACCATTACTAAGCCAACCGATATCTTCACCCCGTTCTGTTTTCCAGTTTTTTAATATTTCAATCGAGCGCTGACATACTGATATCTTGCCATAATCTGAATGAGTAGCTCTGATGCCCCCAATAGCTTTCTTATTATTTTGTTGACCGGGACCGTGTTCGCCTTCTATTATTAATACTTTCAAACCATTTTCCGCAAGATTCAATGCAGTTGGTTGTCCAATGGAACCGGCTCCAATTACAATGCAATCGTAAATCATTTTTTACCTCCGGAAGGAAAAGTTCCCAATGGCACTTCTACAAAGATAGGACGTTTTGTATTGGGGACTATCTCGGATATGGC includes:
- a CDS encoding FAD-binding oxidoreductase is translated as MIYDCIVIGAGSIGQPTALNLAENGLKVLIIEGEHGPGQQNNKKAIGGIRATHSDYGKISVCQRSIEILKNWKTERGEDIGWLSNGYSYPAYRAEDANALQDLMKIQHSYGLNIEWLNAQDYAELVPGISREGLLGSTYSPEDGSCSPLLVTNAYYFHALNAKVDFHFQERVTELRLKGNSVCEVITNKEKYKVGTVINAAGNYAREIGAMVHEDIKVFPDNHEAGITEPVARFFEPMVIDMRKAPGSANFYFYQNNEGQVVFCITPDPPILGIDNRSTSEFLPMCSKRMLEIYPRLRNLKVRRTWRGQYPMTPDGFPIVGRSVNAQNLIHAVGMCGQGFMLGPGMGELIGRMCLDSINEDDMQVLKSFDPQRDFSAEEAFK